A genomic window from Roseofilum casamattae BLCC-M143 includes:
- the rpe gene encoding ribulose-phosphate 3-epimerase, translating into MSQKPIVISPSILSADFSRLGAEIEAVDKAGADWIHVDVMDGRFVPNITIGPLIVDAIRPVTDKPLDVHLMIVEPEKYVEGFAKAGADIISVHAEHNASPHLHRTLGQIRELGKQAGVVLNPSTPLELIEHVLELCDLVLIMSVNPGFGGQSFIPAVLPKIRKLRQMCDERGLDPWIEVDGGLKVNNTWQVLEAGANAIVAGSAVFKAPDYAEAISGIRNSKRPERELVTA; encoded by the coding sequence ATGAGCCAGAAACCCATTGTTATATCTCCCTCCATCTTATCAGCCGACTTTAGCCGTTTGGGAGCAGAGATCGAAGCCGTCGATAAAGCAGGTGCGGACTGGATTCACGTCGATGTCATGGACGGTCGCTTTGTGCCGAACATTACCATCGGTCCTTTAATCGTTGATGCCATTCGTCCGGTGACTGACAAACCTCTCGACGTCCACTTGATGATTGTCGAACCCGAGAAATACGTGGAAGGGTTTGCCAAAGCGGGTGCTGACATTATTTCCGTTCACGCCGAGCATAATGCTTCTCCGCACTTGCACCGAACATTGGGTCAAATCAGAGAATTAGGCAAGCAAGCTGGGGTAGTTCTCAATCCCTCTACTCCCCTAGAGTTAATCGAGCATGTCCTGGAATTGTGCGACCTGGTTCTGATTATGAGCGTTAACCCCGGGTTTGGCGGCCAAAGCTTTATTCCTGCAGTATTGCCGAAAATTCGTAAATTGCGTCAAATGTGTGACGAGCGCGGACTCGATCCTTGGATTGAAGTTGATGGCGGACTGAAAGTGAATAATACTTGGCAGGTTCTCGAAGCTGGAGCAAATGCTATTGTAGCGGGTTCTGCTGTCTTCAAGGCTCCCGATTATGCCGAAGCTATTTCTGGTATTCGCAATAGCAAGCGTCCCGAGCGCGAGTTAGTTACCGCCTAA